The DNA sequence CAGCGTGCGCAGGCCGCGAATAACGAGCGCTGCATCATTGGGGCTGATAATGGGGCCTAGCGTCATGTACTCGCGTTGGAAGATATGCTCAATTTTTTCTCGGCTACCACAAATGACACCTACCACAACATCACTGTGCCCATTGAGGTACTTGGTGCCGGAATGGATGACCAAGTCAATACCGAGCTCATGCGGATGCTGAAAAATAGGGGAGGCATAGCTGTTATCGATCATGGAAGTAAGCCCATGCTGGCGTGCCAAAGCAGCACAAGCAGCCAGGTCTTGGCAGTCAAAAGTGAGGGTGTTGGGGCTTTCCAGGTAAAGTACTTTGGTATTGGCTTGGATGGCCGCTGCAATAGCCTCGGTAGATTTCCCATCCACAAAAGTCGTGGTGACGCCGAAGCGGGGGAGGTAATCCGTCAGCAATATTTTCGTCCAGGAATACGGTGCATTTACGCAAACAATATGATCACCTTGCTGTACCTGACTTAGTACTGCCGCCGCTATGGCACCACTACCACTGCTACAGACCAGGGCTTCTTCGGTACCCTCCAAGGCAGCCAACTTTTCACGTAAGATTTTCACGGTAGGGTTGTTGCCCCTGGTGTAGAGATGGTTATCGAACTCACTGGTAAAGGCATTGCGAAAATCCTCCAAACGGTCATAGGCAAAGTTGCTGGATTGGATGATCGGCGGAGAGACGGCCCCAAAATAGTCCTTCCTGTTTTCGCCCAGGTGATTGAGGATATAGCTGAGATGCTTCATGCTGGTGGTTGCTGATTTTGAATGGGCAAATTAGGGCTTTCTCAGGCTTTTTTAGCCATCTCGTTCATCTTCAGCGGAAATTCTTTGGTCTGGATATCGCCATCGGCCTAATGTTCTGGCCATAATATTATATCACCCCTTCGGGATTTTTCCTGCTCACTCAACCTACGCTGGTTTAAAGAAAAGGTATGCGAAAGCATATTTCCAGAATGTTGTTATTTTGGCAACTTCAACGCTTAATGGTACAAACAACACCCGCCAAGCATGGAAAAACCTATCAAGGCCGAAGAATACATAGCCGCTCAAACGGAATGGCAAGATGGCCTAAAGCAATTACGTTCTCTGTTGCTGGCTACGGAATTGGAAGAAACCATTTTGGCAGGAGAAGGCTTGAATGATCGGTATAAGTAAACTGTATTTTAGCAACTATTGAGGGATTCGCTGGTTTTAAGGGAATCCACTCTTGTAATCAAAAAGAACAACTGTTATGAATCCCTTCAATACGACCTATAGCCTTGATAGCTCAG is a window from the Lewinella sp. LCG006 genome containing:
- a CDS encoding PLP-dependent aspartate aminotransferase family protein, producing the protein MKHLSYILNHLGENRKDYFGAVSPPIIQSSNFAYDRLEDFRNAFTSEFDNHLYTRGNNPTVKILREKLAALEGTEEALVCSSGSGAIAAAVLSQVQQGDHIVCVNAPYSWTKILLTDYLPRFGVTTTFVDGKSTEAIAAAIQANTKVLYLESPNTLTFDCQDLAACAALARQHGLTSMIDNSYASPIFQHPHELGIDLVIHSGTKYLNGHSDVVVGVICGSREKIEHIFQREYMTLGPIISPNDAALVIRGLRTLELRMKQSNQTAMIIAQRLAEHPKVKSVLHPLLPTFPQYELAKRQMSGAGGLFSAHFAATSLESMERFTHALLDSKRFSMAVSWGGHESLALPTAAFYGIPGRSDSPLHWTLVRFYIGLEDPEWLWEGLEEAMRYVD